Proteins from a single region of Dasypus novemcinctus isolate mDasNov1 chromosome 16, mDasNov1.1.hap2, whole genome shotgun sequence:
- the LOC139436645 gene encoding endogenous retrovirus group K member 24 Gag polyprotein-like, which produces MGASLSSRQVPQVRLLAALLETHHVKISLHQLQQYWDLLLPFNPWLVTCALWNPETYERLIQWVTSAMEHEHKQFPPGLTPALVAICACLQGVPSPASTLACEPSHPLTCDPDGDDDTRSLPAQLEAALELNPPTASDPDPNQDGDLLPSSSPTAPCKQCQHGTLPPSSSSAPSSRLYPPLPVSSPSGPAPDACRPPFPIKPEEPPVPSWPVPGSDAATPPSWPTSGSDVRRDVSVPPSCPAKNTVATAPSWPAPGGAANASYPWPASPPACPSSCGSTANPPLPAYGTAFLTSPTPPLAQMFPLNLARTPQNPQAWIPFSPKDIQMLRSAIKEDGLASPHAQDILERMAIPRCIPYDWISLARAVLSPGQFIDWRAHLGVLIDNQIADNARQGVHYPANAFLGFGPYGDPSAYTATPPGFFLQLRDCVFRAFRSCTAAAPEPLVKLFQKPEEPFNEFVARVQAAAERRVVGNAARESFVKDILQEGANPACKAIIRPLRDKPLQDWVLACSGVSGQASALAAAIVAAVQTTNTCFRCGELGHFALECPNLPAPPQPMAPPMVPPPRPVPAARPPSTPAHAVEKGTIGPATAVSRGSL; this is translated from the coding sequence atgggggcctccctctcatcccgtcaggttcctcaagtccgcctgctcgctgccctcttagagactcaccacgtcAAAATCTCTCTCCATCAGCTACAGCAGTactgggaccttctcctaccctttaacccttggctcgtcacctgtgctctctggaacCCAGAGACTTACGAACGTTTAATTCAGTGGGtaacgtccgctatggagcacgaacACAAGCAGTTTCCCCCTGGCCTTACCCCGGCCCTCGTTGCTATCTGCGCCTGTCTCCAGGgggtgccctcccctgcctccactctcgcctgtgagcctagccaccctctcacctgcgaccCTGATGGAGATGATGATACTCGCTCTCTGCCCGCCCAGCTcgaggccgcgctcgaactgaATCCCCCCACGGCCTCTGATCCAGACCCCAACCAAGATGGCGaccttctgccttcttcctccccAACCGCGCcttgcaaacaatgccaacatggcacgcttcctccttcttcttcctccgcgccctcttcccgcctttacccgcctcttcctgtctcgtcacCATCCGGTCCCGCCCCGGATGCCTGCCGGCCGCCATTTCCCATTAAACCGGAAGAGCCcccggtgccatcttggcctgtgcccggaagtgacgcggccactccgccatcttggcccaCATCCGGAAGTGATGTCAGACGTGACGTCTCCGTTCCGCCATCTTGCCCAGCCAAAAACACAGTTGCCACCGCGCCgtcctggccggcgcccggtggcgCCGCCAACGCCTCGTATCCGTGGCCTGCTTCaccccccgcctgccccagcagTTGCGGTAGCACCGCGAACCCCCCTCTGCCGGCGTACGgcaccgcctttctcacctctcccactccgcctctggctcagatgttccccctcaatctgGCTCGCACTCCACAAAACCCGCAAGCGTGGatccccttttcccccaaagacatccaaatgctccgcagcgcgataaaagaggatggccttgccagccctcatgcccaagacattctcgagcgtatggccatccctcgctgcatcccttatGACTGGATTTCCCTAGCCCGAGCagttctctcccccgggcaattcattgactggcgagcccatctcggtgttctaatcgacaatcagattgctgACAACGCGCGTCaaggtgtgcattaccctgccAACGCATTTCTTGGGTTCGGtccttacggcgatcccagcgcctacacagccaccccgcctgggttttttctccagctccgtgactgtgttttccGAGCTTTCCGCTCGTGCACtgcggccgccccagagcccctcgtaaagcttttccaaaaacccgaaGAGCCGTTTAACGAattcgtagctcgtgtgcaggccgcgGCAGAGAGGCGAGTTGTCGGCAATGCAGCTCGCGAGTCTTTCGTTAAAGACATTCTGCAAGAGGGAGCCAATCCAGCctgcaaagccatcattcgtccccttcgtgacaagccgctccaagactgggtcctcgcatgctccggagtttctgggcaagccTCCGCGCTCGCAGCAGCTATTGTCGCAgcagtccaaacaaccaacacctgcttccgctgcggagaattgggccacttcgctctcgagtgccccaaccttccggctccACCGCAACCCATGGCCCcgcctatggtgccaccaccgcgccctgttcctgccgcccggccaccctccacccctgcccacgctgtggaaaagggtaccattgggcccgcgactgccgtgtCCCGAGGCAGCCTTTAA